The Streptomyces sp. P9-A4 genome contains a region encoding:
- a CDS encoding ABC transporter ATP-binding protein → MTRDGIALEAGLLGKKYGGRGRGWALRECDFALPAGRICALVGPNGAGKSTLLALAAGLLRPTEGTIQAPAREHLAYVAQDKPLHPRLSIADTLRMGRELNPGRWDESAALRVIADELDPRALVRDLSGGQRTRVALALALGKRAELLLLDEPMADLDPLARHQLMGLLMADAAERGTTVVLSSHILTELEGACDHLLLLHGGRIRLDGPVDELLAAHTLLTGPVADLAPHTVVESRTTGRQLTALIRHEGAVEGPWETTEPSLEELLLAHLRAPEGAPA, encoded by the coding sequence ATGACGAGAGACGGCATCGCACTGGAGGCCGGCCTCCTGGGCAAGAAATACGGGGGGAGAGGCCGCGGCTGGGCCCTCAGGGAGTGCGACTTCGCCCTCCCCGCCGGGCGGATCTGCGCCCTCGTCGGCCCCAACGGCGCCGGCAAGTCCACCCTCCTCGCCCTCGCCGCGGGGCTCCTTCGCCCCACCGAGGGCACCATCCAGGCCCCCGCGCGCGAACACCTCGCGTACGTCGCCCAGGACAAGCCGCTCCACCCCCGGCTCAGCATCGCCGACACCCTGCGCATGGGCCGCGAGCTCAACCCCGGCCGCTGGGACGAGAGCGCCGCCCTGCGGGTCATCGCCGACGAACTCGACCCGCGCGCCCTCGTACGCGACCTCTCCGGCGGCCAGCGCACCCGCGTCGCCCTCGCGCTCGCCCTCGGGAAGCGCGCCGAACTGCTCCTCCTCGACGAGCCGATGGCCGACCTCGACCCGCTCGCCCGGCACCAGTTGATGGGCCTGCTCATGGCCGATGCCGCCGAGCGCGGCACGACCGTCGTCCTGTCCTCCCACATCCTCACCGAGCTGGAGGGCGCCTGCGACCACCTCCTCCTGCTGCACGGCGGCCGGATCCGGCTCGACGGACCCGTCGACGAACTCCTCGCCGCCCACACCCTGCTCACCGGCCCGGTCGCCGACCTCGCCCCGCACACGGTCGTCGAGTCCCGCACGACAGGCCGTCAGCTCACCGCCCTGATCCGCCACGAAGGCGCGGTCGAAGGCCCCTGGGAGACGACGGAACCCTCCCTGGAGGAACTCCTCCTGGCCCACCTCCGCGCCCCCGAAGGAGCCCCGGCATGA
- a CDS encoding GntR family transcriptional regulator, giving the protein MVEFRIDRRSGVATYLQIVQQTKQALRMGLLEPGDRLPTAREVVEATAINPNTVLKAYRELEREGLVEARRGLGTFVRATLGTNPADSPLRGELTAWAHRARAAGLEREDVAALFTSVLREQFEGDE; this is encoded by the coding sequence GTGGTCGAGTTCCGCATCGACCGGCGCAGTGGCGTCGCCACCTACCTCCAGATCGTCCAGCAGACGAAACAGGCCCTCCGGATGGGCCTCCTGGAGCCCGGCGACCGACTGCCCACCGCACGCGAGGTCGTCGAAGCGACGGCCATCAACCCCAACACGGTCCTCAAGGCCTACCGCGAACTCGAACGCGAAGGCCTGGTCGAGGCCCGCCGAGGCCTCGGCACCTTCGTCCGCGCCACGCTCGGCACGAACCCGGCCGACTCGCCCCTACGCGGCGAACTCACGGCCTGGGCCCACCGGGCACGAGCGGCGGGACTGGAGCGGGAGGACGTGGCCGCGCTCTTCACATCCGTACTGAGGGAACAATTCGAGGGGGACGAATGA
- the mshD gene encoding mycothiol synthase: protein MTSDAAPALEPGRQIHTYDELTPEQIQDVLDLLEASDSADGVHAVSEQGRLYLRHGSREGVRHFLLTVGTHLYGYAQLEETDPIEAPAAELVVHPSHRGRGHGRALGTALLAASGKRLRVWAHGGKSAARHLAQVLGLTLFRELRQLRRPLAPLDIPEPALPEGVTVRTFVPGQDDTAWLAVNATAFAHHPEQGSLTQRDLADRMAEPWFDPKGFFLAEKDDKLVGFHWTKTHGEEQLGEVYVVGILPSAQGGGLGKALTAIGLRYLAAQGLPTAMLYVDADNTAAVTVYERLGFVTHEVDLMYRTES, encoded by the coding sequence ATGACTTCCGACGCGGCGCCGGCCCTCGAACCGGGACGGCAGATCCACACGTATGACGAGCTCACGCCCGAGCAGATCCAGGACGTACTGGACCTGCTGGAGGCCTCGGACAGCGCCGACGGCGTCCACGCGGTCTCCGAACAGGGGCGGCTCTACCTCCGTCACGGCAGCCGCGAAGGCGTCCGCCACTTCCTGCTCACCGTCGGCACCCACCTCTACGGCTACGCCCAGCTGGAGGAGACCGACCCCATCGAGGCCCCCGCCGCCGAGCTGGTCGTCCACCCGTCGCACCGCGGCCGCGGCCACGGCCGGGCGCTCGGCACCGCCCTGCTCGCCGCCTCCGGCAAGCGGCTGCGCGTCTGGGCGCACGGCGGGAAGTCGGCGGCCCGGCACCTCGCGCAGGTGCTCGGCCTGACGCTCTTCCGCGAACTGCGGCAGCTGCGGAGGCCACTGGCCCCGCTCGACATCCCGGAGCCGGCGCTTCCCGAGGGCGTCACCGTCCGCACCTTCGTGCCCGGCCAGGACGACACGGCCTGGCTCGCGGTCAACGCCACCGCGTTCGCCCACCACCCGGAGCAGGGCTCGCTCACCCAGCGGGACCTGGCCGACCGGATGGCGGAGCCCTGGTTCGACCCGAAGGGCTTCTTCCTGGCGGAGAAGGACGACAAGCTGGTCGGCTTCCACTGGACGAAGACGCACGGCGAGGAGCAGCTCGGGGAGGTGTACGTGGTCGGCATCCTGCCGTCCGCCCAGGGCGGCGGCCTCGGCAAGGCGCTCACGGCGATCGGGCTGCGGTACCTGGCGGCGCAGGGGCTGCCGACGGCGATGCTGTACGTGGACGCGGACAACACGGCGGCGGTGACGGTGTACGAACGGCTCGGCTTCGTCACGCACGAGGTGGACCTGATGTACCGCACGGAGTCGTAG
- a CDS encoding bifunctional metallophosphatase/5'-nucleotidase, which translates to MATPRKNKTVRRVLAAGAGLATVGALVATMPSAGAAGDAFAAGHGNGKGWGRMVDVQLLSFNDLHGNLEPPAGSSGQVTRTKEDGTTEKIDAGGVEYLATHLRQAREGNRYSVTAAAGDLIGASPLLSGLFHDEPTIGALNKLDLDVTSVGNHEFDEGAVELARMQNGGCHPTAGCFVKGKEFEGADFPYLAANVTNEKTGKPVLDPYFIWEKDGVRIGFIGVTLEGTPNVVTAEGVKGLKFGDEVETINKYTKVLERKGVKSIVALVHEGGMPASGSYNYDCDGDGDGAGEGVSGAIVDIAKNVSPQVDALVTGHTHQAYVCSIPDPAGKPRLVTSASSFGKLYTDTTLTYDRATKDIVRTAVASANHVVTRDVPKAADVTKLIQDWQTIAAPVANRPQGFIAADINGRGSTAYEKPLGDLIADAQLEGLAPADKGGAQLALMNPGGIRSDLVFKASGAEGDGVVTYGESFTVQPFTNMMNVVDLTGANLITALKQQVSGSNLNSVKILQISKGLTYTLDMTKTGADRVVDGTIKLNGEAIDPSKTYRVAMNEFLAGGGDGFGALATGTNKLVGASDLDVFNAYLAGRSSATAPLPVPAADRITVVK; encoded by the coding sequence ATGGCGACACCGAGGAAGAACAAGACCGTGCGGCGTGTTCTGGCCGCTGGGGCGGGACTTGCGACGGTCGGGGCGCTCGTCGCCACGATGCCGTCGGCCGGAGCCGCCGGCGACGCCTTCGCCGCCGGGCACGGCAACGGCAAGGGCTGGGGCCGGATGGTCGACGTCCAGCTGCTGTCCTTCAACGACCTGCACGGCAACCTGGAGCCGCCGGCCGGTTCGTCCGGCCAGGTCACCCGGACCAAGGAGGACGGCACCACCGAGAAGATCGACGCGGGCGGCGTCGAGTACCTGGCCACGCACCTGCGCCAGGCGCGTGAGGGGAATCGTTACTCCGTGACGGCGGCGGCCGGTGACCTCATCGGTGCCTCGCCCCTGCTCTCCGGGCTCTTCCACGATGAGCCGACCATCGGCGCCCTGAACAAGCTGGACCTGGACGTCACCTCGGTGGGCAACCACGAGTTCGACGAAGGTGCCGTCGAGCTGGCCCGGATGCAGAACGGCGGCTGTCACCCGACCGCCGGCTGCTTCGTCAAGGGCAAGGAGTTCGAGGGCGCCGACTTCCCGTACCTCGCGGCCAACGTGACGAACGAGAAGACCGGCAAGCCGGTGCTCGACCCGTACTTCATCTGGGAGAAGGACGGCGTCCGGATCGGCTTCATCGGCGTGACCCTGGAGGGCACCCCGAACGTCGTCACCGCCGAGGGCGTCAAGGGCCTCAAGTTCGGCGACGAGGTCGAGACGATCAACAAGTACACGAAGGTCCTGGAGCGCAAGGGCGTCAAGTCCATCGTCGCCCTGGTCCACGAGGGCGGCATGCCGGCCTCCGGCTCGTACAACTACGACTGCGACGGTGACGGCGACGGTGCGGGCGAGGGCGTCTCCGGCGCGATCGTCGACATCGCGAAGAACGTCTCGCCGCAGGTCGACGCGCTGGTCACCGGCCACACCCACCAGGCGTACGTGTGCAGCATCCCGGACCCGGCGGGCAAGCCGCGCCTGGTCACCTCGGCGTCCTCGTTCGGCAAGCTGTACACCGACACGACGCTGACGTACGACCGCGCCACCAAGGACATCGTGCGGACCGCCGTCGCCTCGGCCAACCACGTCGTCACGCGTGACGTGCCGAAGGCCGCGGACGTCACGAAGCTGATCCAGGACTGGCAGACGATCGCCGCCCCGGTCGCGAACCGTCCGCAGGGCTTCATCGCCGCCGACATCAACGGCCGCGGCTCCACGGCGTACGAGAAGCCGCTCGGCGACCTGATCGCCGACGCGCAGCTGGAGGGCCTGGCCCCGGCGGACAAGGGCGGCGCGCAGCTGGCCCTGATGAACCCGGGCGGCATCCGCTCCGACCTCGTCTTCAAGGCGTCCGGCGCCGAGGGCGACGGTGTGGTGACGTACGGCGAGTCCTTCACCGTGCAGCCCTTCACCAACATGATGAACGTGGTCGACCTGACCGGCGCGAACCTGATCACCGCGCTGAAGCAGCAGGTCAGCGGTTCGAACCTGAACTCCGTCAAGATCCTCCAGATCTCGAAGGGCCTCACCTACACGCTCGACATGACGAAGACGGGCGCGGACCGCGTCGTCGACGGCACGATCAAGCTGAACGGTGAGGCGATCGACCCGTCGAAGACCTACCGCGTCGCGATGAACGAGTTCCTCGCGGGCGGCGGCGACGGCTTCGGGGCCCTGGCCACCGGCACGAACAAGCTGGTCGGCGCCTCGGACCTGGATGTCTTCAACGCCTACCTGGCGGGCCGTTCCTCGGCGACCGCCCCGCTGCCGGTCCCGGCGGCGGACCGCATCACGGTCGTGAAGTAG
- a CDS encoding phosphatidylinositol-specific phospholipase C domain-containing protein, whose protein sequence is MERRSFLVGALAAGAGVMLGAPAASAVDVRAWMGAHGDGTPLQRLTIPGTHDSGARFGGPWSECQNTTIGQQLDSGIRFLDVRCRVTGGSFAIHHGPSYQNMMFGDVLVACRDFLAAHPSETVLMRVKQEYSEESDATFRAVFDDYLDGRGWRSLFRIGNGVPLLGEARGKVVLIADNGGLPGGLRWGDGSTLAIQDDWNALPDAKYPKIEAHFHTAVAQPGRLYVNFVSTSASLPPRWNSDRLNPRVHGFLDGAEMAGRTGLGIVPMDFPNTRTGLVEALLRHN, encoded by the coding sequence ATGGAGCGACGAAGTTTTCTCGTGGGGGCCCTCGCCGCGGGGGCCGGAGTGATGCTCGGGGCGCCCGCCGCCTCGGCCGTGGATGTACGCGCGTGGATGGGGGCGCACGGAGACGGCACCCCCCTCCAGCGGCTCACCATCCCCGGTACGCACGACTCCGGCGCCCGGTTCGGCGGACCCTGGTCGGAGTGCCAGAACACCACCATCGGCCAGCAGCTGGACAGCGGCATCCGGTTCCTGGACGTCCGGTGCCGGGTGACCGGCGGCTCCTTCGCCATCCACCACGGCCCCTCGTACCAGAACATGATGTTCGGCGACGTCCTCGTCGCCTGCCGGGACTTCCTCGCCGCCCACCCCTCCGAGACCGTCCTCATGCGGGTCAAGCAGGAGTACTCGGAGGAGTCCGACGCCACCTTCCGCGCGGTCTTCGACGACTACCTCGACGGACGCGGCTGGCGCTCCCTCTTCCGGATCGGCAACGGGGTGCCGCTGCTCGGCGAGGCCCGCGGCAAGGTCGTCCTGATCGCCGACAACGGCGGGCTTCCCGGCGGACTGCGCTGGGGCGACGGCTCCACCCTCGCCATCCAGGACGACTGGAACGCGCTGCCCGACGCCAAGTACCCGAAGATCGAGGCGCACTTCCACACGGCCGTCGCACAGCCCGGCCGGCTCTACGTGAACTTCGTCAGCACCTCCGCCTCCCTGCCGCCCCGCTGGAACTCCGACCGCCTCAACCCGCGCGTGCACGGCTTCCTCGACGGCGCCGAGATGGCCGGCCGGACGGGCCTGGGAATCGTCCCGATGGACTTCCCCAACACCCGCACGGGCCTCGTGGAGGCCCTCCTCCGGCACAACTAG
- a CDS encoding sensor histidine kinase, producing MTGPLTWFRSRPLRSRLALLTAVAVAVAVAAVSLACWFVTRAQLEAEMDSSLRGTRLDPNGVQSLLALCRQGTTPPPVAGSYTVQVILADGSVCTSGKAAIPAGAGDLAVARGQLGYVLHTVKDDAGREMRVYTYPQEGPIGLAVSVARPLDEIDNSMSTLRWVLFLVSGIGVVGAGAAGLWVARTGLEPVNRLTGAVEHVAATEDLTVRIPVEGEDEIARLSRSFNAMTAALATSRDRQAQLIADAGHELRTPLTSLRTNVELLARSEETGRAIPPEDRRALMASVKAQMTELAALIGDLQELARPDTAEPGPLAVVPFHTILRTALDRARLRGPELTFVTDLAPWYVRADAAALERALVNVLDNAVKFSPPRGTVEVTLMRGELTVRDQGPGIPPDELPHVFERFWRSPSARSLPGSGLGLSIVARTIDHAGGTVTLAPAQGGGTVATVRLPGAPTPPPEY from the coding sequence GTGACCGGTCCCCTGACGTGGTTCCGTTCCCGGCCGCTGCGCTCGCGGCTCGCGCTGCTCACGGCGGTCGCGGTGGCCGTCGCGGTGGCGGCGGTGTCGCTGGCCTGCTGGTTCGTCACCCGGGCGCAGCTGGAGGCCGAGATGGACTCCTCGCTGCGCGGCACCCGGCTCGACCCGAACGGGGTGCAGAGCCTGCTCGCGCTGTGCCGGCAGGGCACCACGCCGCCGCCGGTGGCGGGCTCGTACACCGTGCAGGTGATCCTCGCCGACGGCAGCGTGTGCACCTCGGGGAAGGCCGCGATCCCGGCCGGGGCCGGTGACCTGGCGGTGGCGCGGGGGCAGCTGGGGTACGTGCTGCACACCGTCAAGGACGACGCCGGACGGGAGATGCGGGTCTACACCTACCCGCAGGAGGGCCCGATCGGGCTCGCGGTCTCCGTGGCCCGCCCCCTCGACGAGATCGACAACTCGATGTCCACCCTGCGCTGGGTGCTGTTCCTGGTCTCCGGGATCGGGGTCGTCGGCGCGGGCGCGGCCGGGCTCTGGGTGGCGCGGACCGGTCTGGAGCCGGTGAACCGGCTCACCGGGGCCGTCGAGCACGTGGCCGCGACCGAGGACCTGACCGTCCGCATCCCGGTGGAGGGCGAGGACGAGATCGCCCGGCTCTCGCGCTCCTTCAACGCGATGACGGCGGCGCTCGCGACCTCCCGGGACCGGCAGGCCCAGCTCATCGCGGACGCCGGCCACGAACTCCGTACGCCCCTGACCTCCCTGCGCACCAACGTCGAGCTGCTCGCGCGCAGCGAGGAGACCGGCCGGGCCATCCCGCCGGAGGACCGGCGGGCCCTGATGGCCTCGGTGAAGGCGCAGATGACGGAGCTGGCCGCGCTGATCGGCGACCTCCAGGAACTGGCCCGCCCGGACACGGCCGAGCCGGGGCCGCTCGCGGTGGTCCCCTTCCACACGATCCTGCGGACGGCCCTGGACCGCGCGCGGCTGCGCGGCCCTGAGCTCACCTTCGTCACGGACCTGGCGCCGTGGTACGTACGGGCGGACGCGGCGGCGCTGGAACGGGCCCTGGTCAACGTCCTGGACAACGCGGTGAAGTTCTCGCCGCCCCGGGGCACGGTCGAGGTGACCCTGATGCGCGGCGAACTGACGGTCCGCGACCAGGGCCCCGGCATCCCCCCGGACGAACTCCCGCACGTCTTCGAACGCTTCTGGCGCTCCCCGTCGGCCCGCAGCCTCCCGGGCTCGGGCCTGGGCCTGTCGATCGTGGCCCGCACGATCGACCACGCGGGCGGCACGGTGACCCTGGCCCCGGCACAGGGCGGCGGGACGGTGGCGACGGTACGACTGCCGGGGGCGCCCACACCGCCGCCGGAGTACTGA
- a CDS encoding response regulator transcription factor, which produces MTDQRHEAERILIVDDEPAVREALRRSLAFEGYGTQDAVDGLDALARMESYAPDLVVLDVQMPRMDGLTAARRIRASGSTVPILMLTARDTVGDRVTGLDAGADDYLVKPFELDELFARIRALLRRSSYASARSGGPADADVLSFEDLRMDLATREVTRGGRTVELTRTEFTLLEMFLAHPRQVLTREQILKAVWGFDFEPSSNSLDVYVMYLRRKTEAGGEPRLVHTVRGVGYALRGGGGE; this is translated from the coding sequence ATGACCGACCAGCGACACGAAGCCGAACGCATCCTGATCGTCGACGACGAGCCCGCCGTACGGGAGGCCCTGCGCCGCAGCCTCGCCTTCGAGGGGTACGGGACGCAGGACGCCGTCGACGGCCTGGACGCGCTCGCCCGGATGGAGTCGTACGCCCCCGACCTCGTCGTCCTCGACGTCCAGATGCCCCGGATGGACGGGCTGACCGCGGCCCGCCGCATCCGGGCCTCCGGCTCCACCGTGCCGATCCTGATGCTGACCGCCCGCGACACCGTCGGCGACCGCGTCACCGGACTCGACGCGGGCGCGGACGACTACCTCGTGAAGCCCTTCGAGCTGGACGAGCTGTTCGCCCGGATCAGGGCGCTGCTGCGGCGCAGCTCGTACGCCTCCGCCCGGTCCGGCGGCCCGGCCGACGCCGACGTGCTGTCCTTCGAGGACCTGCGGATGGACCTGGCCACCCGCGAGGTGACCCGGGGCGGGCGGACCGTGGAGCTGACGCGGACCGAGTTCACGCTCCTGGAGATGTTCCTCGCGCACCCGCGCCAGGTGCTCACCCGCGAGCAGATCCTCAAGGCCGTGTGGGGCTTCGACTTCGAACCGAGCTCGAACTCACTGGACGTGTACGTGATGTACCTGCGGCGCAAGACGGAGGCCGGCGGCGAGCCGCGCCTCGTGCACACGGTGCGGGGCGTCGGGTACGCGCTGCGCGGAGGAGGCGGGGAGTGA
- a CDS encoding S1C family serine protease, producing the protein MTDFQQQPQQPHHPPRPPYDPAQPITTEPGTTVWPSGGQVPPPAGPPVAAPAGGAPGARHRAKRGVGLLVAVAIAAAAVGGGTATLVQQLGSDTPAAASSAVSGTNVSAGNTGTVAGVAQAVSPSIVEISASSNAGKSTGSGVIITSDGEIVTNNHVVSGASEITVQLSDGKSYPASVVGTDPDKDLALIKLRGASGLKAATLGSSKDVRVGDQVVAIGSPEGLTGTVTSGIVSALDRDVTVAKDGNGQDQQQGQGQGQQYDPRQGWPFEFGGQQFNGDTGSSKTTYKAIQTDASLNPGNSGGALINMNGEIIGINSAMYSPSSSSGSTAGSVGLGFAIPVDTVKADLDGLRAGGGN; encoded by the coding sequence ATGACGGACTTCCAGCAGCAGCCGCAGCAGCCTCACCACCCGCCGAGGCCGCCGTACGACCCGGCGCAGCCGATCACCACCGAGCCCGGCACCACGGTCTGGCCGTCCGGTGGGCAGGTGCCGCCGCCGGCCGGACCCCCCGTCGCCGCCCCGGCCGGCGGCGCCCCCGGCGCCCGGCACCGTGCCAAGCGCGGGGTCGGTCTCCTGGTCGCCGTGGCCATCGCCGCCGCCGCGGTCGGCGGCGGTACGGCGACGCTGGTCCAGCAGCTCGGCTCCGACACCCCCGCCGCCGCCTCCTCCGCCGTGAGCGGCACCAACGTCTCCGCCGGCAACACGGGCACGGTCGCCGGGGTCGCCCAGGCGGTCTCCCCCTCGATCGTCGAGATCTCCGCGAGCTCGAACGCCGGCAAGTCCACCGGCTCGGGCGTGATCATCACCTCCGACGGCGAGATCGTCACCAACAACCACGTGGTGTCCGGCGCCTCCGAGATCACCGTGCAGCTCAGCGACGGGAAGTCCTACCCGGCCTCGGTGGTCGGCACCGACCCCGACAAGGACCTGGCGCTCATCAAACTGCGGGGCGCCTCCGGCCTCAAGGCCGCCACCCTCGGCTCCTCGAAGGACGTCAGGGTCGGCGACCAGGTCGTCGCCATCGGCTCCCCCGAGGGCCTGACCGGGACCGTCACCAGCGGCATCGTCTCCGCGCTCGACCGGGACGTGACCGTCGCCAAGGACGGGAACGGCCAGGACCAGCAGCAGGGGCAGGGGCAGGGGCAGCAGTACGACCCGCGGCAGGGCTGGCCGTTCGAGTTCGGCGGTCAGCAGTTCAACGGCGACACCGGCTCGTCGAAGACGACGTACAAGGCGATCCAGACCGACGCCTCGCTCAATCCGGGGAATTCCGGCGGCGCGCTGATCAATATGAACGGCGAGATCATCGGAATCAATTCGGCCATGTATTCGCCCAGTTCTTCGAGCGGTTCGACGGCCGGCAGCGTCGGTCTCGGATTCGCGATCCCGGTCGACACCGTGAAGGCCGACCTGGACGGTCTGCGGGCGGGCGGCGGCAACTGA